In one window of Spirochaetaceae bacterium DNA:
- a CDS encoding ABC transporter permease subunit, which translates to MPQIIVVLGVAGGIPASRIVRGAVIGVKENAYFQAAQAIGTSTGGTLLRHVLPNIAAPVLIVYSINVGNVIISEASLSFLGFGLPAVWERRALYADAECHTISV; encoded by the coding sequence GTGCCGCAGATCATCGTGGTGCTCGGCGTCGCCGGCGGCATTCCCGCGTCGCGCATCGTGCGCGGCGCGGTGATCGGGGTCAAGGAAAACGCCTACTTCCAGGCGGCGCAGGCAATCGGCACCTCCACGGGCGGCACCCTGCTGCGCCACGTGCTGCCCAACATCGCGGCGCCCGTGCTGATCGTTTACAGCATCAACGTGGGCAACGTGATCATCTCCGAGGCGTCGCTGAGCTTCCTCGGCTTCGGCCTGCCGGCGGTATGGGAGAGACGCGCGTTGTACGCGGACGCCGAATGCCATACTATCAGTGTGTGA
- a CDS encoding DUF433 domain-containing protein, translating into MIEQTYRYIVAVEGIRSGRPIVEATRIGVHDVVGLYVSGATVDEITRELPPVSRAQVFECLAYYEDHKADIDLWIAEQMADIERPE; encoded by the coding sequence GTGATAGAACAGACCTACCGCTACATCGTGGCCGTTGAGGGGATTCGGTCCGGACGACCGATAGTCGAAGCCACCCGTATCGGCGTTCATGACGTTGTGGGCCTGTACGTCAGCGGGGCCACGGTCGACGAAATAACCAGGGAGTTGCCGCCAGTTTCCAGGGCCCAAGTGTTCGAGTGCCTTGCCTATTATGAGGACCACAAGGCTGATATCGACCTCTGGATAGCTGAACAAATGGCTGACATTGAAAGGCCGGAGTGA